The DNA region tctcctttctcctccATTCTCTCTCTGTGACTTCTTGGTTCCTCCGAGCACGGAGCTCGTCCTTTCAAATGCAGACACAAAGAATTTGGACATAGTGGAGGCTTTAATTCCCATGAATCTGTAtgaaatgtgtctttaaaaagtgATTAGAGTATTTAACTCTGTTATGGAATTGAATTCAGCAGGTACTACATTTATGGCAGTGGCCAGCCAATAGTTTTATTTCCCAACCTGCTCTGCCTTGTAGTTTTTTGCCTCTCTTTGCTGGGCCCTCAGTTTGGTAATCTCCAACTCCTTCTCCTTCTTGATCCGTCTCTGCTCTGCTTCATATTCAGCCTGCTGCTTCTGCACAAATTCAGTGATAGGATGTTGAGAGTGAGTTATTTAACTGAACTTTATGGATATAGACTGTCCTTGTGTTACTGTTCGTCTACGTGTATTTTCTGCTGGTCACTGGAGATTAGCACTTAGTTCATGTGGACTGTCTTCGGAAATAATATGCTTTTATCTTACCATTTTGTTTCGTCTATATTCCACATCTCTCATGTCAgccagcctctcctcctctctcctctgctccttgGCCCGTATGGTCTCATTATTGATACGAACGATCTCTTCCTGCAGACGCTTCCgctcctccctcttcttctccagGGCCTGGAAGAAGAAAGGGACACCAGTGCAGATGCACCTTACATGTGGTTGCATATTCGTGTCATATGCGTGTCAGTGTTCTCTTTTCTGctgcatgtgtttctgtgttgtctcTGTGTGGGCTGTATCTGCACCTTGAGGTCCTCCAGGTTCATTTTCTCCAGGTTCTTCCGTATCTGctgtttctccttctctttcatcACGTCTTCCACTTGCCTCTCCTCCAGATGTTGCTGGATTTGGTTCTGAATTTTCTGCAGTTCGCTGAAAGATAACACAAGCGTAACACACAGATGATAAGTACACGAAAGCCCTTTGCCTTTACTGCTGATTGGGAAGAGGATCTTATTAGAGGGACATGGGTGGTTTGGGTAGATCATCCCTACAGTGTAGTgtgagtcattttgtgtgtatatCCCAGTAGAGCTCCCCTCACCCAATCCTCTCCTGTCTGCGCAGCTCATTATTCAGCTCCACAGCCTCCAAGGCCTTGCGGCGCTCCACTTCCATCATGCCATCCAGACGCTTCTCCTCCTCTAACAACTCTGCCTGGATCTGTTTCTTCTCTCGGATCTGGGCATCACGTGTGGCTTGACACTGAGCACCCAGAATCAGCTAAGGGGATCACAAACAGAAGTACTGATGCACTGATAACACTCATACAAAAATCAGTAGCACTGCCAGTAATTGAATCGTTCACTTTCAGGCCTATTTTGAAACTTTCATGTCTGCAGCTGCTCCCTACCGTGTTGAGCTGTTTGATCTCCTGCTCTTGCTCCATCTTTGAGACACTGGCCTTCTCTACCAAGCTCTTGGCACGGTCCTGGGCCTCACGTTCCAGTTCGGTCAGTGCCTGGTTGTCCTTCCGGGACAGGTCTGCCTCATAGATCTgattcttcctctcctctgcagctctctggatgAGAGGTATATTGAGAAAAAGAGTAAGACAATATTGTCACATTGTAAATCTGCAagttaaaaagcatttttttcagtttcagtttttcatGTTTCCTACAATGTCCACTTCTTTCTTCCTCTGATGAGCCTCCCTTAGGGCCTCCTTCTGTTTCTTGGTGAGAACCTGGGACGTTGAAGTGATCCGCTCGAACTCAGCTGATGGCAGTATGATGGACTCTCTTGAAGGATCCCTAAATGGGATCCTGGCATAATGACAGGTGCTTGTTTGTTATATGTGCTTTTGAGGTTTCAGTACATGATAGCTGGCACGTAAGGATCTTTACAATATTGTGACATTTAAATTTGCTTTTTATTAATCTGAAATTAAATGTAGCTACTTAAATTTACATCTATTAAAGTGTGCATTACTACTGGTTTCATACCACC from Epinephelus fuscoguttatus linkage group LG3, E.fuscoguttatus.final_Chr_v1 includes:
- the LOC125885795 gene encoding cilia- and flagella-associated protein 45-like, which produces MKRGSSSTDTRSSSDTRRYHMRAPTSQVDESLFGRSTQISQLDKCGNSASKAKNQSQKNQEGETVQIITNNLIRNLRIPFRDPSRESIILPSAEFERITSTSQVLTKKQKEALREAHQRKKEVDIRAAEERKNQIYEADLSRKDNQALTELEREAQDRAKSLVEKASVSKMEQEQEIKQLNTLILGAQCQATRDAQIREKKQIQAELLEEEKRLDGMMEVERRKALEAVELNNELRRQERIGELQKIQNQIQQHLEERQVEDVMKEKEKQQIRKNLEKMNLEDLKALEKKREERKRLQEEIVRINNETIRAKEQRREEERLADMRDVEYRRNKMKQQAEYEAEQRRIKKEKELEITKLRAQQREAKNYKAEQDELRARRNQEVTEREWRRKEKELTEKKAQQAEMLRMARLEQVRCKEHLLAMEADREKAEFERVLKAQQEALIKQEEAEEKQRQKAHRYSETIRNQVKAHELSAAAQRREVFKEADRLMEEARQRRVRLDEVKKKKLKELRATGLSEIYCSEVERKACACSL